One genomic segment of Nocardia spumae includes these proteins:
- a CDS encoding threonine/serine dehydratase, protein MTEAPTHVPRLFRSDVRDAQLRLSNDVRVTPVFHTEVAGPDGPVKVTFKLEHLQHGGTFKLRGSLNALMQSENDRRPVVIASGGNAGIAAALACALRGRPCTVVVPETAPHTKVAAMWGYGAEVLWHGTTYAESKRHADAVAAERDAQQLHAYDLPAVVAGAGVVGLEIERQVRRRPPVLVAVGGGGLMAGVAIALGPRSRVIGVEPKGAPTLYAALSAGRPVDVPVDSIAADALGATRIGDIALDTAIRYGVGSVLVADDAIAMAREYLWREFRLVVEAAGATALAAVQSGAFVPEPGERPVIVLCGANTDVSTL, encoded by the coding sequence GTGACCGAGGCCCCGACCCATGTGCCCCGCCTGTTCCGCTCCGATGTGCGAGATGCGCAGCTGCGGCTGAGTAACGACGTCCGGGTCACCCCGGTCTTCCACACCGAGGTCGCCGGTCCGGACGGACCGGTCAAGGTCACTTTCAAACTCGAGCATCTGCAACACGGCGGCACGTTCAAACTGCGCGGCAGCCTGAACGCGCTGATGCAGTCCGAGAACGACCGACGCCCCGTGGTGATCGCATCGGGTGGCAACGCCGGAATCGCCGCCGCGCTGGCCTGTGCCCTGCGGGGACGGCCGTGCACGGTGGTGGTGCCCGAGACCGCGCCGCACACGAAGGTGGCGGCGATGTGGGGCTACGGCGCGGAAGTTCTGTGGCACGGGACGACCTACGCCGAATCCAAGCGCCATGCCGACGCGGTGGCCGCCGAACGCGACGCTCAGCAACTGCACGCCTACGACCTGCCGGCGGTGGTGGCCGGTGCCGGGGTGGTCGGGCTGGAGATCGAACGGCAGGTGCGGCGGCGGCCGCCGGTGCTGGTGGCCGTCGGTGGCGGCGGGTTGATGGCGGGTGTCGCGATCGCCCTGGGCCCGCGTTCGCGGGTGATCGGTGTCGAGCCCAAAGGGGCCCCGACGCTGTACGCGGCGCTCTCGGCCGGCCGCCCGGTCGATGTGCCGGTCGACAGCATCGCCGCGGATGCCCTGGGCGCCACCAGAATCGGCGATATCGCCCTCGATACGGCGATTCGCTACGGCGTCGGCTCGGTGCTCGTCGCCGACGACGCGATCGCGATGGCCCGTGAGTACCTCTGGCGAGAATTCCGGCTGGTCGTCGAGGCGGCGGGCGCCACTGCGCTGGCCGCCGTGCAGAGCGGTGCCTTCGTACCCGAACCGGGGGAGCGGCCGGTGATCGTGCTGTGTGGCGCCAATACCGATGTGAGCACCCTCTAG
- a CDS encoding single-stranded DNA-binding protein, which produces MYEANTAVIGTVVTHPVRRNLPGGDQVTTFRMASTARRFDRESGGWVDSGTLFLTVSCWRRLVEGVDASLRRGDPIIAYGQLRTNEYRTKDGVHRHDLEMRATALGPDLGRCSAPVVRRGGPRNSVPDLHVVSHEGDEPSAASSGESVPAAGARSTTVEPVSATAADAG; this is translated from the coding sequence ATGTACGAGGCGAACACAGCCGTTATCGGCACCGTCGTCACCCATCCGGTGCGGCGCAACCTGCCGGGTGGGGACCAGGTCACGACCTTCCGGATGGCCAGTACCGCGCGCCGGTTCGACCGCGAGAGCGGTGGGTGGGTGGACAGCGGCACGCTCTTTCTCACCGTGTCCTGCTGGCGGCGGCTGGTGGAGGGCGTCGACGCCTCCCTGCGCCGGGGTGATCCGATCATCGCCTACGGGCAGTTGCGCACGAACGAGTACCGCACCAAGGACGGCGTACACCGCCACGATCTGGAGATGCGGGCCACCGCATTAGGGCCTGACCTGGGACGTTGTTCGGCTCCGGTGGTGCGGCGCGGTGGTCCGCGGAACTCTGTACCGGACCTGCACGTTGTGTCTCACGAGGGCGACGAGCCGTCGGCGGCATCGTCTGGCGAGTCTGTCCCGGCCGCCGGTGCGCGATCGACTACCGTCGAGCCGGTCTCCGCGACGGCTGCCGACGCCGGATGA
- the ettA gene encoding energy-dependent translational throttle protein EttA: MAEFIYQMKKVRKAHGDKVVLDDVFLNFLPGAKIGVVGPNGAGKSSVLKIMAGLDQPNNGEAFLAPGATVGILQQEPPLNEEKTVRGNVEEGLGEIKVKLDRFNEIAELMATDYSDELMEEMGKLQEDLDHADAWDVDSQLEQAMDALRCPPPDEPVANLSGGERRRVALCKLLLSKPDLLLLDEPTNHLDAESVNWLEQHLAQYQGAVLAVTHDRYFLDNVAGWILELDRGRAYPYEGNYSTYLEKKAERLEVQGKKDQKLQKRLKEELAWVRSGAKARQAKNKARLGRYEEMAAEAEKMRKLDFEEIQIPHGPRLGNVVVEVEHLDKGFGDRQLIKDLSFTLPRNGIVGVIGPNGVGKSTLFKTIVGLEQPDSGEVRVGDTVRLSYVDQNRAGIDPKKTVWQVVSDGLDYIEVGNQEMPSRAYVSAFGFKGPDQQKPAGVLSGGERNRLNLALTLKQGGNLILLDEPTNDLDVETLGSLENALENFPGCAVVISHDRWFLDRTCTHILAWEGDDSNPAKWFWFEGNFEAYEANKVERLGPEAARPHRVTHRKLTRD, translated from the coding sequence ATGGCTGAGTTCATTTACCAGATGAAGAAAGTTCGCAAGGCACATGGCGACAAGGTCGTCCTCGACGACGTGTTCCTGAACTTCCTTCCAGGCGCCAAGATCGGCGTCGTCGGTCCGAACGGCGCCGGTAAATCGAGCGTGCTGAAGATCATGGCCGGACTGGACCAGCCCAACAACGGCGAGGCATTCCTGGCGCCGGGGGCGACGGTCGGCATCCTGCAGCAGGAGCCGCCGCTGAACGAGGAGAAGACCGTCCGCGGCAACGTGGAAGAGGGGCTCGGCGAGATCAAGGTGAAGCTGGACCGCTTCAACGAGATCGCCGAACTGATGGCCACCGATTACTCCGATGAGCTCATGGAGGAAATGGGCAAGCTGCAGGAGGATCTCGACCACGCCGACGCCTGGGATGTCGACTCTCAGCTCGAGCAGGCGATGGACGCGCTGCGCTGCCCGCCGCCGGATGAGCCTGTCGCCAACCTCTCCGGTGGTGAGCGCCGCCGGGTGGCGCTGTGCAAGCTGTTGCTGAGCAAGCCCGATCTGCTGCTGCTCGACGAGCCCACCAACCACCTGGACGCGGAGAGCGTCAACTGGCTCGAACAGCATCTCGCCCAGTACCAGGGCGCCGTGCTGGCCGTCACCCACGATCGGTACTTCCTGGACAATGTCGCCGGCTGGATCCTCGAACTCGACCGCGGCCGCGCCTACCCGTACGAGGGCAACTACTCCACCTACCTGGAGAAGAAGGCCGAACGTCTCGAGGTGCAGGGTAAGAAGGACCAGAAGCTGCAGAAGCGGCTCAAGGAAGAGCTCGCCTGGGTGCGTTCGGGTGCCAAGGCTCGCCAGGCCAAGAACAAGGCCCGCCTCGGTCGCTACGAGGAGATGGCCGCCGAGGCGGAGAAGATGCGGAAGCTGGACTTCGAGGAGATCCAGATTCCGCACGGCCCGCGCCTGGGCAATGTGGTGGTCGAGGTCGAGCATCTGGACAAGGGCTTCGGCGACCGCCAGCTGATCAAGGATCTGTCGTTCACCCTGCCGCGCAACGGCATCGTCGGTGTGATCGGCCCGAACGGTGTGGGTAAGTCGACTCTGTTCAAGACCATCGTCGGCCTCGAGCAGCCCGACAGCGGTGAGGTGCGGGTCGGCGACACCGTGCGGTTGAGCTACGTGGACCAGAATCGTGCCGGTATCGACCCGAAGAAGACGGTCTGGCAGGTGGTCTCCGACGGGCTGGACTACATTGAGGTCGGCAACCAGGAAATGCCCTCGCGCGCTTATGTTTCCGCATTCGGCTTCAAGGGGCCGGACCAGCAGAAGCCGGCCGGCGTGCTGTCCGGTGGTGAGCGCAACCGCCTGAACCTGGCCCTGACGCTCAAGCAGGGCGGCAACCTGATCCTGCTCGACGAGCCCACCAACGACCTCGACGTCGAGACGCTCGGCTCATTGGAGAACGCGCTGGAGAACTTCCCCGGCTGCGCCGTCGTCATCTCCCACGACCGCTGGTTCCTCGATCGGACCTGTACCCACATCCTGGCGTGGGAAGGCGACGACTCGAACCCGGCGAAGTGGTTCTGGTTCGAAGGCAACTTCGAGGCCTACGAGGCCAACAAGGTCGAGCGGCTGGGACCGGAGGCGGCTCGCCCGCACCGCGTCACTCACCGTAAGCTGACTCGCGACTGA
- a CDS encoding NAD-glutamate dehydrogenase, translated as MTVSSELSSNAWAESLPEPLRGELATLESAYFRHVDAGDVDCAITGSSALVFRRHLELGLQRPPGAARVRVYHPDDGSGLGAAVQLVTDDMRLLVESVASALTRIGVTVSEVIHPIFEVLRDDDGRLHSAAPHEVDSNGVTGLRESWIHVQLHPSTSRDVLERIETEIPDVLADVRQVISDTEAMRAVQDRLARELTRTADAGTAPYSATDLVDCANLLRWMGDGHFTVLGYARFQRDPAASAESKSVVVPESCLGVLRPDVGTDFRVPVDRGNRPLLMLTQGLVPATVHRSVYPYFVGVAESDAAGAVVGEHLFIGVFTVAALHQNVLDIPVIARRVRSVIEQSGFDLDSFSGQAMLEVIQSFPRTELFSSDVDTMRRTASAVLNVGMRRQVRLFLRRDSYGRFVAAMVYLPRDRYTTRVRLEIQDILVRELGGVSIDYSARVSESELASVYFTVYLPEPGTKVDTSEGNRLRIQNLLAEASRTWDDYLRDEVARSTVLDPAVVQRYSAALPDGYKEDFGPARALADIVRLERLGGSAIDQHLYRRAGAEPGSWRFTLYVSGGISLSQVLPLLQSLGVEVVDERPYEVEFDDGRVAWIYDFGLQARPDLLRMALDRNMDAELVETADRLEVLDAQERGLRERFTEAFDALWHGRAEADPLNELVLRAGLPWRSVSVLRAYSKYLQQADFPYSQANIARVLLASPEVARLFVELFEAMFDPDSTSAERADELRDAVRECVNEVVSLDADRILRAILGVVTATLRTNYYIVDADGAPRDYLSVKVEPHAIAELPKPRPQFEIFVYSPRVEGVHLRFGPVARGGLRWSDRLEDFRTEILGLVKAQAVKNAVIVPVGAKGGFVVKRPPAPTGDPSTDRQELQAEGIACYRTFISGLLDVTDNVDHTSGAVVPPQRVVRRDGDDTYLVVAADKGTATFSDIANGVAKDYGFWLGDAFASGGSAGYDHKAMGITAKGAWESVKRHFAEMNIDTQRQEFSVVGVGDMSGDVFGNGMLLSEHIRLVAAFDHRHIFIDPDPVAGSSFAERQRLFGLARSSWADYDTSLISAGGGVWDRTVKAIPVSPQIRQALGLDDDVVSLSPPEMIRAILLAPVQLLWNGGIGTYIKASTESHADVGDKTNDAVRVDAGDLRVRVIGEGGNLGVTALGRIEFCKLGGKCNTDALDNSAGVDCSDHEVNIKVLLDGVVSAGELPVEERNPLLASMTDDVSAMVLQDNVSQNFLMGMSRTEAPRMLNVHTRVIADLEARRGLDRELEALPSAKELAHRAEAGAGLTSPELANLLAHVKLSLKSDLLDSDLPDSAYFAARLPKYFPAALRSRFGGEIKRHRLRREIVTTMVINEMVDLGGITYAHRLNEEIGASATDVARAFAATSQIFDLHSLWERIRAADVTTAVKDELELETKRTLDRASRWLLSNRPQPVAVGAEIHRYSGPVRELAPKVPGWLRGHHLDTLSEASAQIVSRGVPEELATEVFGLLNLFPLLDVVDIADITDRSGEEVGALYYALNEHLKIDWLLQAVSHLERGDRWHSLARLALRDDMYGSLRSLTLDVLSAGDPEETAEEKIAYWESKNQSRLGRARAALSELFTSGAHDLATLSVAARQVRSMVSGVGAQSEVPR; from the coding sequence ATGACGGTCTCGTCCGAATTGTCCAGTAACGCGTGGGCGGAGAGCTTGCCGGAGCCGCTGCGAGGAGAACTCGCAACGCTCGAGTCGGCCTATTTCCGCCACGTCGATGCCGGCGATGTGGACTGCGCGATCACCGGAAGTTCGGCGCTGGTATTTCGAAGGCACCTCGAACTGGGCTTGCAACGGCCGCCGGGTGCCGCTCGGGTACGGGTCTACCACCCCGACGACGGCAGCGGGCTCGGGGCCGCGGTGCAGCTGGTCACCGACGATATGCGACTGCTGGTCGAATCGGTGGCCTCGGCGCTGACCCGTATCGGCGTCACCGTCAGCGAGGTGATCCACCCGATTTTCGAGGTGCTGCGCGACGACGACGGCCGGTTGCATTCGGCCGCTCCGCACGAGGTGGACAGCAACGGCGTCACCGGACTGCGGGAATCGTGGATTCACGTTCAACTTCACCCCTCGACCAGCCGCGACGTTCTCGAGCGCATCGAGACCGAGATTCCCGACGTCCTCGCCGACGTCCGCCAGGTCATCAGCGATACCGAAGCCATGCGAGCGGTTCAGGATCGCTTGGCGCGTGAACTCACCCGCACGGCGGATGCCGGGACCGCGCCGTATTCGGCCACCGATCTCGTCGACTGCGCGAATCTGCTGCGCTGGATGGGCGACGGCCACTTCACCGTGCTCGGGTACGCCCGGTTCCAGCGTGATCCCGCGGCATCGGCCGAGTCGAAATCCGTTGTGGTGCCGGAGAGTTGCCTGGGCGTACTGCGGCCCGACGTCGGTACCGACTTCCGTGTGCCGGTCGACCGCGGCAATCGCCCGCTGCTGATGTTGACCCAGGGCCTCGTCCCCGCCACCGTGCACCGTTCGGTGTATCCGTATTTCGTCGGGGTCGCCGAATCCGACGCGGCGGGGGCCGTGGTCGGCGAACATCTGTTCATCGGCGTCTTCACCGTGGCAGCGCTGCACCAGAACGTGCTCGACATCCCGGTGATCGCGCGTCGCGTGCGCTCGGTGATCGAGCAGTCCGGCTTCGACCTGGATTCGTTCTCCGGTCAGGCCATGCTCGAGGTGATCCAGTCCTTCCCGCGTACCGAGTTGTTCTCCTCGGACGTCGACACGATGCGGCGCACCGCCAGCGCGGTCCTCAACGTGGGGATGCGGCGCCAGGTCCGCCTGTTCCTGCGACGCGACTCCTATGGTCGGTTCGTGGCCGCCATGGTGTATCTGCCTCGCGACCGCTACACCACCCGGGTTCGCCTCGAAATCCAAGACATCCTCGTGCGCGAACTCGGCGGCGTATCGATCGACTATTCGGCGCGAGTATCCGAAAGCGAGCTCGCCAGTGTCTATTTCACCGTGTACCTGCCCGAGCCCGGCACCAAGGTGGATACCTCCGAAGGCAACCGGCTGCGGATACAGAACCTGCTCGCCGAGGCCAGCCGGACGTGGGACGACTATCTCCGCGATGAGGTGGCTCGCTCCACCGTGCTGGATCCCGCTGTGGTTCAGCGGTATTCGGCCGCGCTGCCCGACGGTTACAAAGAAGATTTCGGACCCGCCCGCGCGCTGGCCGATATCGTGCGCCTGGAGCGTCTCGGCGGGAGCGCCATCGATCAGCATCTGTACCGCCGTGCGGGCGCCGAACCCGGGTCGTGGCGGTTCACGCTGTATGTGAGCGGCGGCATTTCGCTGAGCCAGGTGCTGCCGCTGCTGCAGAGCCTCGGTGTCGAGGTCGTGGACGAACGGCCGTACGAGGTCGAATTCGACGACGGCCGGGTGGCCTGGATCTACGATTTCGGCCTGCAGGCCCGCCCTGATCTGCTGCGAATGGCCCTGGATCGCAATATGGACGCGGAGCTGGTCGAAACCGCCGACCGGCTCGAAGTGCTCGATGCGCAGGAACGGGGTCTGCGTGAGCGCTTCACCGAGGCCTTCGACGCGTTGTGGCACGGCCGGGCCGAAGCGGATCCGCTGAACGAGCTGGTGCTGCGCGCGGGGCTGCCCTGGCGATCGGTGTCGGTCCTGCGGGCCTATTCGAAGTACCTGCAGCAGGCCGATTTTCCGTACAGCCAGGCGAATATCGCCCGCGTCCTGCTCGCCTCACCGGAGGTGGCCCGGCTGTTCGTCGAACTGTTCGAGGCCATGTTCGATCCGGATTCGACCTCGGCCGAGCGCGCCGACGAATTGCGGGACGCGGTGCGGGAGTGCGTCAACGAGGTCGTGAGCCTGGATGCCGACCGCATTCTGCGGGCCATCCTCGGTGTCGTCACGGCCACCCTGCGTACCAACTACTACATCGTCGACGCCGACGGCGCCCCGCGTGACTATCTGTCGGTGAAGGTCGAGCCGCACGCGATAGCGGAGTTGCCGAAACCCCGGCCGCAGTTCGAGATCTTCGTCTATTCGCCGCGGGTCGAGGGTGTGCATCTGCGGTTCGGCCCGGTGGCGCGTGGTGGTCTGCGCTGGTCGGATCGGCTGGAGGATTTCCGGACCGAGATCCTGGGCCTGGTGAAGGCGCAGGCGGTGAAGAACGCGGTGATCGTGCCGGTCGGCGCGAAGGGCGGATTCGTGGTCAAACGCCCCCCGGCGCCCACCGGTGACCCGTCGACCGATCGGCAGGAACTGCAGGCCGAGGGCATCGCCTGCTATCGCACCTTCATCTCCGGGTTACTGGATGTGACCGACAACGTCGATCACACCAGCGGTGCGGTGGTACCGCCGCAGCGAGTCGTCCGTCGCGACGGTGACGACACCTATCTGGTGGTCGCGGCCGACAAGGGGACGGCCACGTTCTCCGATATCGCGAACGGCGTCGCGAAGGATTACGGGTTCTGGTTGGGTGATGCGTTCGCGTCGGGTGGTTCCGCGGGGTATGACCACAAGGCGATGGGGATTACGGCGAAGGGCGCGTGGGAGAGTGTGAAGCGTCATTTCGCGGAGATGAATATCGATACTCAGCGCCAGGAGTTTTCGGTGGTGGGTGTGGGTGATATGTCGGGGGATGTGTTCGGTAACGGGATGTTGTTGTCGGAGCATATTCGGTTGGTGGCGGCGTTCGATCATCGGCATATTTTCATCGATCCGGATCCGGTGGCGGGGTCGTCGTTCGCGGAGCGGCAGCGTTTGTTCGGGTTGGCGCGGTCGTCGTGGGCTGATTACGACACGTCGTTGATCAGCGCGGGCGGCGGGGTGTGGGACCGCACGGTGAAGGCCATTCCGGTCAGTCCGCAGATCCGGCAGGCCCTCGGGCTCGACGACGACGTGGTGTCGCTGTCGCCGCCGGAAATGATTCGTGCCATTCTGCTGGCGCCCGTGCAATTGCTGTGGAACGGCGGTATCGGTACTTATATCAAGGCCAGTACCGAGTCACATGCCGATGTCGGCGACAAAACCAACGACGCGGTGCGGGTGGACGCCGGCGATCTCCGGGTCCGGGTCATCGGTGAGGGTGGCAATCTCGGCGTCACGGCCTTGGGCCGGATCGAGTTCTGCAAGCTCGGTGGCAAATGCAATACCGACGCGCTGGACAATTCGGCCGGTGTCGACTGCTCCGACCACGAGGTCAACATCAAGGTGCTGCTCGACGGGGTCGTGTCCGCTGGTGAGCTGCCGGTCGAGGAGCGCAACCCGCTGCTGGCTTCGATGACCGACGACGTATCGGCAATGGTGTTGCAGGACAACGTATCCCAGAACTTTCTGATGGGCATGTCGCGCACCGAGGCGCCGCGCATGCTCAACGTGCACACCCGGGTGATCGCCGATCTGGAGGCCCGCCGTGGACTGGATCGGGAACTGGAGGCGCTGCCCTCGGCCAAGGAATTGGCCCACCGGGCCGAGGCCGGAGCCGGTCTCACCTCTCCGGAACTGGCGAACCTGCTCGCTCACGTGAAGCTGTCGCTGAAGTCGGATCTGCTCGACAGCGATCTGCCCGACAGTGCGTACTTCGCCGCGCGGCTGCCCAAGTACTTTCCCGCGGCGTTGCGTTCGCGCTTCGGCGGAGAGATCAAACGGCATCGGCTGCGCCGGGAGATCGTCACCACGATGGTGATCAACGAGATGGTCGACCTCGGCGGCATCACCTACGCCCATCGGCTCAACGAGGAGATCGGCGCGAGCGCCACCGATGTGGCGCGTGCCTTCGCCGCCACGAGCCAGATCTTCGACCTGCATTCGCTGTGGGAGCGCATTCGCGCGGCCGATGTCACCACCGCGGTGAAGGACGAATTGGAGCTGGAGACCAAGCGGACCCTCGATCGTGCCTCCCGGTGGCTGCTGAGCAACCGCCCGCAGCCGGTGGCGGTCGGTGCGGAGATCCACCGCTATAGCGGACCGGTGCGTGAACTCGCCCCCAAGGTGCCGGGCTGGCTGCGCGGCCACCACCTCGACACGCTGTCCGAGGCCTCCGCGCAGATCGTGTCCCGCGGGGTGCCCGAGGAACTCGCCACCGAGGTGTTCGGGCTCCTCAACCTGTTCCCGCTGCTGGACGTCGTCGATATCGCCGACATCACCGATCGCAGCGGTGAAGAGGTCGGTGCGCTGTACTACGCGCTCAACGAGCATCTCAAGATCGACTGGCTGCTCCAGGCGGTCAGTCATCTCGAGCGCGGCGACCGCTGGCACTCCCTGGCCAGGCTGGCACTGCGCGACGATATGTACGGCTCGTTGCGGTCGCTGACCCTCGATGTCCTGTCCGCCGGTGATCCCGAGGAGACCGCGGAGGAGAAGATCGCGTACTGGGAATCGAAGAACCAATCCCGGCTGGGTCGTGCTCGTGCGGCGCTGTCGGAGCTGTTCACTTCCGGGGCCCACGATCTGGCGACCCTGTCGGTGGCGGCCCGCCAGGTCCGCAGCATGGTCAGTGGTGTCGGAGCCCAGTCGGAGGTGCCGCGCTGA
- a CDS encoding acyl-CoA thioesterase produces MAGGVAVLPKRFHAKVDVRWSDMDVFQHINHARMVTLLEEARIPWLFEDGRPTAGLRAGCVLADLHVRYRGQLRHEDTPLDVAMWIEQLRAVDFTIGYEVRANGAALDSPPAVVASTQIAAFDIDTQRLRRLTGEERDYLSIWRAD; encoded by the coding sequence ATGGCCGGAGGCGTCGCCGTCCTGCCCAAACGTTTTCACGCGAAGGTCGATGTCCGGTGGTCGGATATGGATGTGTTCCAGCACATCAACCATGCGCGCATGGTGACCCTGCTGGAAGAGGCCCGCATTCCGTGGCTGTTCGAGGACGGACGTCCCACCGCCGGTCTGCGGGCCGGTTGTGTCCTCGCCGATCTGCACGTCCGGTACCGCGGTCAGCTCCGGCACGAGGACACACCGCTGGATGTGGCGATGTGGATCGAACAGTTGCGCGCGGTCGATTTCACGATCGGCTACGAGGTCCGGGCCAACGGTGCGGCGCTGGACTCGCCGCCCGCCGTGGTCGCCAGTACCCAGATCGCCGCATTCGATATCGATACCCAGCGGCTGCGGCGGTTGACCGGCGAGGAACGTGATTATCTGAGCATCTGGCGGGCCGACTAG
- a CDS encoding NAD-dependent epimerase/dehydratase family protein, which yields MSDLHVVTGAGPVGTTVAEQLAAAGAAVRILTRSGSGPVHPLIERRAVDVNDRDRLADAVDGAVAVYHCIHGSQYSARIWRAELPGAEQTILDVAGRAGAVVVFPESLYAYGPVDLPMTEDMPRTAAFGKPAVRVELLRAREASPTPTVSVAASDFIGPHARNAHAGERMVPNILAGKIVQVFGNADLPHSFTYMPDLAAAMIRAAADRTLWNSFLHAPTAPAVSMRELVAELAAAAQVRTPKVVALPGWTLRTAGVVSPLMRELAEMNYQFERPFVLDSSRSEKLLDLAPTPRDEVAAGTVAWWKTVVANAE from the coding sequence ATGTCGGATCTGCATGTCGTCACCGGAGCCGGGCCGGTCGGCACCACCGTCGCCGAACAACTGGCCGCGGCCGGAGCCGCTGTCCGGATTCTCACCCGATCGGGCAGCGGGCCGGTCCATCCGCTCATCGAGCGGCGCGCGGTCGATGTCAACGACCGCGATCGGCTCGCCGACGCGGTCGACGGCGCCGTGGCGGTCTACCACTGCATCCACGGGTCGCAGTACTCGGCACGGATCTGGCGGGCCGAGCTGCCGGGTGCCGAACAGACGATCCTGGATGTCGCCGGCCGCGCGGGCGCCGTCGTAGTGTTCCCCGAGAGTCTGTATGCCTACGGCCCCGTCGACCTCCCGATGACCGAAGATATGCCTCGCACCGCCGCTTTCGGCAAACCCGCGGTGCGGGTGGAACTGCTGCGCGCCCGCGAGGCCTCACCGACACCGACGGTCAGCGTGGCCGCCTCCGACTTCATCGGGCCGCATGCCCGGAATGCGCACGCCGGTGAACGAATGGTCCCGAATATCCTGGCGGGCAAGATCGTTCAGGTCTTCGGCAATGCGGACCTGCCGCACTCGTTCACCTATATGCCCGATCTCGCGGCGGCCATGATCCGGGCCGCGGCGGACCGCACCCTGTGGAACAGCTTCCTGCACGCTCCCACCGCACCCGCGGTGTCGATGCGTGAACTGGTAGCCGAACTGGCCGCCGCCGCCCAGGTCCGGACCCCGAAAGTTGTTGCGCTGCCGGGGTGGACGCTGCGCACGGCCGGGGTGGTCAGCCCACTGATGCGCGAGCTGGCGGAGATGAACTACCAGTTCGAGCGCCCGTTCGTCCTCGACTCGAGCCGCAGCGAAAAGCTGCTCGATCTCGCGCCCACGCCCCGCGACGAGGTGGCGGCGGGAACCGTGGCGTGGTGGAAAACCGTTGTGGCGAACGCTGAGTGA
- a CDS encoding HNH endonuclease, whose amino-acid sequence MKQRHGARSHEARAHRQLQPADVHNRGSGATPLHILSAYSSPGHPSPPPEHSPDSPGLSSPSAITHRSDSVVATWAKSRVLLLNATYEPLTALPARRAIVLLVCDKADTVHHNPEGPVVHSAGASVALPSVIRLRNYVRVPYRARVPMTRAALMHRDRYRCAYCGGKAETIDHVIPRSRGGAHSWENCVASCAPCNHRKADKLLSELGWTLGQPLVSPKGPHWRLLSTTSDLDPVWLQYLGEGAA is encoded by the coding sequence ATGAAGCAGCGGCACGGCGCCCGGTCACACGAGGCGAGAGCGCACCGACAACTCCAGCCCGCCGATGTCCACAATCGTGGGTCGGGGGCTACTCCGCTGCATATCCTCTCCGCTTATTCCTCTCCGGGACATCCGTCCCCTCCTCCGGAACATTCACCGGACTCTCCGGGGCTTTCGTCCCCGAGTGCGATCACCCACCGTTCCGATTCCGTCGTCGCCACCTGGGCCAAGAGCCGGGTGTTGCTGCTGAACGCCACATACGAACCGCTCACGGCGCTGCCCGCGCGCCGCGCCATCGTGCTGCTGGTCTGCGACAAGGCCGATACCGTGCATCACAATCCGGAGGGTCCCGTCGTCCACAGCGCGGGCGCCTCGGTCGCATTGCCGTCGGTGATCCGACTGCGCAACTACGTCCGGGTGCCCTACCGGGCCCGGGTCCCGATGACGCGCGCGGCACTCATGCACCGCGACCGATATCGCTGCGCCTACTGCGGCGGGAAAGCCGAAACCATCGACCACGTGATTCCGCGCAGCCGCGGGGGCGCGCATTCGTGGGAGAACTGCGTCGCCTCCTGCGCCCCGTGCAATCACCGCAAGGCCGACAAGCTCCTCAGCGAACTGGGGTGGACCCTGGGGCAACCACTCGTCTCACCGAAGGGGCCGCACTGGCGACTGCTCTCGACCACCTCGGATCTCGATCCGGTATGGCTGCAGTACCTGGGCGAAGGTGCCGCCTGA
- a CDS encoding globin produces MTSGEQTATSFYEAVGGADTFRRIVAAFYREVAADEILRPMYPEKDLGPAERRLRMFLEQYWGGPRTYSDERGHPRLRMRHMPFSIGPIERDAWLRCMRIAVAEIEPEILDDEHRRALLDYLEMAANSLINSPL; encoded by the coding sequence ATGACTTCGGGCGAACAGACGGCGACATCGTTCTATGAGGCGGTCGGCGGTGCGGACACGTTCCGGCGGATCGTGGCGGCGTTCTACCGCGAGGTCGCTGCCGACGAGATCTTGCGGCCGATGTACCCCGAAAAGGATCTCGGTCCCGCGGAACGCCGGCTGCGCATGTTCCTCGAGCAGTACTGGGGCGGCCCCCGGACCTATTCGGATGAGCGCGGACATCCCCGGCTGCGGATGCGGCACATGCCCTTCAGTATCGGCCCGATCGAACGGGATGCGTGGTTGCGCTGCATGCGCATCGCGGTTGCCGAAATCGAGCCGGAGATTCTCGATGACGAACATCGCCGTGCGCTGCTCGATTACCTGGAGATGGCGGCGAATTCGCTGATCAATTCCCCGCTGTGA